A region of Armatimonadota bacterium DNA encodes the following proteins:
- a CDS encoding O-antigen ligase family protein, producing the protein MDSLVAALLALTLLVSPPYSLGPLRDLVLRIEGGGGITLFDLAVAISALAMTLRHGITVNRVESKVYLGLLLVVLSRVISVLSSDVASIGMAFSVFKYVECILIVFVCSKCLRDSFARRLFLRILLVGTVVECLSGMALWLEFAERGIFLSTTNLRFEGLFICVVALSSLAGRWTLWRIAVFSTLLGGITASQTRSAAIVAALSVALGVVAMRGVKRWRIVAMAVILSVVIGGVVVYLPSLTGGMTSRMQNLTNTESGTTSVRLSLWARAVGIFLSHPLTGVGSGAFARLDPSDIDGAVQIPFSLAPEPSAAEAGLGTHSVLSGVLAETGILGLLAYLFWWFSAIRVCHRSLRTGPDADDQTVIVAVSCFCLISLFSDAVYAGSFEYSVMCLLGLLMGRQALSKPIGMSLRSSKALI; encoded by the coding sequence ATGGACTCGCTCGTTGCTGCCCTCTTGGCGCTTACTCTCCTAGTGTCTCCACCGTATTCACTGGGTCCACTCCGTGATCTGGTCCTCCGCATAGAGGGCGGCGGGGGTATCACGCTATTTGATCTGGCAGTCGCGATCAGTGCGCTTGCGATGACTCTTAGGCACGGCATTACCGTGAATCGCGTAGAGTCAAAGGTGTACCTTGGTCTGCTACTGGTAGTCTTAAGCCGGGTGATATCGGTGCTTTCCTCGGATGTAGCATCCATCGGAATGGCCTTCAGCGTGTTCAAATACGTTGAATGTATACTCATTGTCTTCGTCTGCTCAAAGTGCCTGAGGGACTCATTCGCCCGCCGCCTGTTCCTTCGGATTCTGTTAGTCGGAACCGTTGTCGAGTGCCTATCGGGGATGGCCTTGTGGCTGGAGTTCGCCGAACGCGGGATTTTTCTGTCAACAACTAATCTCAGGTTCGAGGGCCTCTTCATCTGTGTGGTGGCGCTCTCGTCGCTTGCGGGAAGATGGACCCTCTGGCGGATTGCCGTGTTTTCGACATTACTCGGCGGAATCACTGCGTCGCAGACTCGCAGCGCCGCAATCGTAGCCGCTCTGAGCGTTGCCTTGGGTGTGGTGGCCATGCGAGGGGTAAAGCGATGGCGAATCGTCGCGATGGCGGTTATTCTGTCTGTCGTAATCGGTGGAGTTGTTGTCTACCTCCCTTCGTTAACTGGCGGTATGACGTCTAGAATGCAGAACTTGACGAATACGGAATCTGGAACCACAAGTGTGAGGTTGTCCTTGTGGGCCCGAGCTGTGGGGATATTCCTCAGCCACCCGCTGACCGGTGTGGGGAGCGGCGCCTTTGCGCGCCTCGATCCAAGCGATATTGACGGAGCCGTCCAGATTCCGTTTAGTCTAGCACCCGAACCCTCCGCCGCGGAGGCCGGCCTAGGAACGCACAGTGTGTTGAGCGGCGTGCTTGCTGAGACAGGCATTCTCGGTTTGTTGGCTTACCTATTTTGGTGGTTTTCGGCGATTCGTGTCTGCCACAGGTCTTTGCGCACAGGACCCGATGCTGATGACCAGACCGTGATTGTGGCAGTCAGTTGCTTCTGCCTAATCAGCTTATTCTCCGATGCTGTCTATGCCGGTAGTTTCGAGTATTCGGTTATGTGTTTGCTGGGCCTGTTGATGGGAAGACAGGCGCTTAGCAAACCGATCGGCATGAGTCTCCGATCTTCCAAGGCCCTAATATGA
- a CDS encoding glycosyltransferase family 2 protein gives MIDLSIIIITYNSSSDIGACLHSIVETGVGVRVEVFVVDNNSSDDTLDVIRRDFPMVNVIANDFNAGFPGANNQAIRLAGGRYVMLINPDTVVHPGAFRAIVDYMDQHPGCGICGPELVDQDGKVYVNLWKPSLALEIIHTFRLTGLLRRDFPDERVQVVSGACLVARRSVFDSIGLLDGQMHSCEDSDFCVRAREAGYQVRVVRKARVMHIKGQSEKTNPSYVTMKQYSSRILFYKKHAGNLERDLVFQLLYWQVILRVFKLRLVCAFAPSERAREHLHTLITVRRGLPAQFRDSVNRRDSVLGAK, from the coding sequence ATGATTGACCTCTCTATCATTATTATCACTTATAATTCGTCCTCGGATATCGGCGCCTGCCTTCATTCCATTGTTGAGACCGGAGTAGGAGTCCGTGTGGAGGTTTTTGTTGTGGACAACAATTCCTCCGACGATACTTTGGATGTAATCAGGCGTGATTTCCCTATGGTCAATGTCATCGCAAACGACTTCAACGCAGGGTTTCCCGGGGCGAACAACCAGGCGATCCGGCTAGCCGGGGGCCGGTATGTGATGCTCATAAATCCCGATACAGTAGTCCATCCGGGCGCGTTTCGGGCGATCGTAGACTACATGGACCAGCACCCGGGCTGCGGAATCTGCGGGCCGGAATTGGTTGACCAGGATGGTAAGGTGTACGTGAATCTCTGGAAACCGAGCCTTGCCCTGGAGATCATTCATACATTCCGGCTAACGGGTCTCTTGCGCAGAGACTTCCCGGACGAACGTGTCCAGGTGGTGTCCGGCGCGTGCCTCGTGGCCCGGCGATCTGTATTTGACAGCATCGGCCTTCTGGATGGGCAGATGCACAGTTGCGAGGACTCCGATTTCTGTGTCCGGGCGCGTGAAGCCGGCTATCAAGTGCGCGTCGTCCGCAAAGCACGGGTGATGCACATCAAAGGACAGAGTGAGAAGACAAACCCGTCGTACGTGACCATGAAGCAGTACTCTAGCCGGATTCTCTTCTACAAGAAGCATGCCGGCAATTTGGAGCGAGATTTGGTGTTCCAATTGCTCTACTGGCAAGTCATCCTCCGAGTCTTTAAGCTTCGTCTCGTCTGCGCGTTTGCGCCGTCAGAACGGGCACGAGAGCACCTGCACACATTGATCACGGTCCGGCGTGGTCTGCCGGCCCAGTTCCGCGACAGCGTGAACCGGCGCGATTCTGTATTGGGTGCCAAATGA
- a CDS encoding glycosyltransferase, whose amino-acid sequence MKLLYLVNAESQFSLNWANAMAQRGHNVHVATLDHNADASSYQCPVINLPIRSQVGYWANTPWVRTLSRLLRPDVVHAHYASGYGTMGRWSGAHPYVLSVWGSDVYEFPDRSRWHRRLLKANLRAADWVCSTSNAMAGRTLEISPGISNLSITPFGIDTNRFAPTPRAASRRVVTVGTVKKLESIYGIDILLKAFASAKTSIARKSPELDLRLKIVGSGSERTALQGLAAELSIVDSTEFVGRVPNEDVPKHLGQIDVYVALSRCQESFGVAILEASSCAVPVIVSDVGGFPEVVEDGSTGLIVNNEDAADASAAIERLVLDEGMRRRLGDAGRKMVMKRYEWSDSVTIMEDVYGRVLAGHAKARHDK is encoded by the coding sequence ATGAAGCTCCTTTACCTCGTCAATGCTGAGTCCCAGTTCTCGCTGAATTGGGCTAACGCGATGGCCCAACGTGGGCATAATGTGCACGTTGCCACACTAGACCATAACGCAGACGCGTCGTCCTACCAGTGCCCTGTGATAAACCTACCGATACGATCACAGGTGGGCTACTGGGCAAACACGCCATGGGTTCGAACGCTCTCGCGCCTGTTGCGTCCCGACGTCGTTCACGCGCATTACGCAAGCGGCTACGGAACCATGGGCAGGTGGTCCGGCGCTCACCCATACGTGCTTTCGGTCTGGGGCAGCGATGTCTATGAGTTTCCGGACAGATCTCGGTGGCACCGGCGACTGCTGAAAGCCAACTTGCGCGCCGCGGACTGGGTATGCTCCACAAGCAACGCCATGGCGGGGCGGACATTGGAGATCAGCCCCGGCATATCCAACCTGAGCATCACGCCATTCGGCATCGATACGAACCGATTTGCGCCCACGCCGAGGGCAGCCAGCCGCCGGGTGGTTACCGTTGGCACGGTGAAGAAACTGGAGAGCATTTACGGCATCGACATCTTGTTAAAGGCATTCGCCTCAGCCAAAACGTCGATAGCTCGGAAAAGCCCGGAACTCGACCTCCGCCTGAAGATTGTCGGCAGCGGCAGCGAGCGCACTGCCCTGCAAGGATTGGCTGCGGAGCTCTCAATTGTGGATTCCACGGAATTCGTTGGGCGCGTTCCGAACGAGGATGTCCCTAAGCACCTTGGGCAGATTGACGTCTATGTCGCGTTGAGCAGATGCCAGGAGAGTTTCGGCGTAGCAATCCTTGAGGCGTCTTCCTGTGCGGTACCTGTGATCGTTTCTGATGTTGGAGGATTCCCCGAGGTCGTAGAGGACGGTTCGACCGGGCTGATCGTCAATAACGAGGACGCGGCTGATGCCTCCGCTGCTATCGAGCGGCTTGTCCTCGATGAGGGCATGCGGCGTCGCCTCGGTGATGCTGGCCGTAAAATGGTGATGAAGAGGTATGAGTGGAGCGACAGCGTAACGATTATGGAAGATGTTTATGGTCGGGTTCTCGCGGGCCATGCCAAGGCCCGGCATGACAAGTAG
- a CDS encoding DapH/DapD/GlmU-related protein: protein MKHITRTLSYILFVIIKYVPNLPIRSSNVGQSFRRFVARGFLEHCGEGANIEYGASFHGRGRGVRLGRKSGIGVRAHIGPYVSIGDFVMMGPEVVILTRNHKFSDTAIPICEQGYEEYRPVIVEDDVWIGQRVIILPGVRIGRGTIVGAGSVVAKDIPEWSVAVGNPCRIIKKRMEGGMAVNGDLPAECDLT from the coding sequence TTGAAACATATCACCCGGACACTATCATATATCCTCTTCGTGATCATAAAGTATGTCCCAAACCTGCCAATCAGATCATCGAACGTTGGACAATCCTTCCGGCGTTTCGTTGCCCGCGGATTTCTGGAACACTGCGGGGAGGGTGCGAACATCGAGTATGGAGCGTCATTTCATGGCAGGGGCAGGGGAGTACGTCTCGGCAGAAAGTCCGGCATCGGTGTCCGCGCACACATAGGGCCATATGTCTCAATTGGCGATTTCGTAATGATGGGGCCCGAGGTTGTCATCCTGACCCGGAATCACAAATTCTCGGACACCGCGATACCCATATGCGAACAGGGCTATGAGGAATACCGGCCGGTCATTGTCGAAGACGACGTCTGGATCGGTCAGCGGGTCATCATTTTGCCTGGCGTACGCATCGGACGAGGGACAATAGTGGGGGCCGGTTCGGTAGTTGCGAAGGATATTCCGGAGTGGAGTGTCGCGGTGGGAAATCCGTGCAGGATCATCAAGAAGCGTATGGAGGGCGGCATGGCTGTGAACGGCGACTTACCTGCAGAGTGCGATCTCACATGA
- a CDS encoding glycosyltransferase family 4 protein has protein sequence MKILYIVQHFSGPSGNSGSRPFENATRLAGMGHEVTVLCGTYDRMAQEDVAAAEALGVRMHVSPVWYGQGMSYIARLLAFRRFMRWAVRRGCSLPRPDVVFASSTPLTIGEVGRVVSAHHKCKFVFEVRDLWPEIPIVMGALRNPVLRLAAGRMARRVYRAADRVVALSTGMKAGVLAWGVPSDRVDVISNCSDTESFGGAAHRDYVRAERTWQDLFVCVHPGAMGRINGLDYLLDAARVLDRRMRNDILIAIIGDGVEKQHLESRIAGESIHSAKIYESIRKSDMPDLLSAADAGIVTVARLPGLEANSANKFFDFLAAGLPVLVNYGGWQAEALQSSGAGLAVDPSDPATLADALIAFRDDPERCRQMGLNARKLAEDQYDRAKLVGQLDAVLRLAAGLPCPEEALSV, from the coding sequence ATGAAGATTCTCTACATAGTTCAGCACTTCTCAGGCCCGTCCGGCAACTCCGGATCCCGGCCGTTTGAGAACGCTACACGCCTCGCCGGAATGGGCCATGAGGTCACTGTGCTCTGCGGCACCTACGACCGCATGGCTCAAGAAGACGTTGCGGCGGCGGAGGCGCTTGGAGTTCGGATGCACGTATCGCCGGTGTGGTATGGGCAGGGGATGTCCTACATCGCCCGCCTCTTGGCGTTTCGGCGGTTCATGCGGTGGGCGGTGCGCCGGGGGTGTTCGCTGCCACGGCCCGACGTCGTTTTCGCGTCCTCAACGCCGCTCACAATTGGCGAAGTGGGACGTGTAGTGAGCGCACACCACAAGTGCAAATTCGTATTCGAAGTGCGGGATTTATGGCCCGAGATACCGATCGTGATGGGCGCTCTCCGCAACCCTGTTCTGAGACTGGCAGCGGGACGGATGGCCCGGCGTGTTTACCGGGCAGCGGATCGCGTCGTCGCATTGTCGACAGGAATGAAGGCGGGCGTTCTTGCTTGGGGAGTGCCCTCAGATCGCGTGGACGTGATCTCCAACTGCAGCGATACGGAATCCTTCGGTGGGGCGGCACATCGGGATTACGTGAGGGCGGAGCGGACCTGGCAGGACCTGTTCGTTTGTGTGCACCCGGGGGCGATGGGGCGTATCAACGGGTTGGACTACCTCCTGGATGCGGCAAGGGTTCTAGACCGCCGGATGCGGAACGACATCCTGATTGCTATTATCGGCGATGGCGTCGAGAAGCAGCATCTCGAATCCAGGATAGCTGGGGAGTCCATTCATTCCGCGAAGATATACGAATCGATCAGGAAGAGCGATATGCCGGATCTGCTCAGCGCGGCGGACGCGGGAATCGTAACAGTGGCTCGCCTCCCCGGGCTCGAGGCGAACTCAGCCAACAAATTCTTCGATTTTCTTGCGGCAGGGCTTCCGGTGCTGGTGAACTATGGGGGGTGGCAGGCGGAGGCGCTACAGTCGTCCGGGGCCGGGCTTGCTGTGGACCCGAGCGACCCGGCGACCCTTGCGGATGCTCTCATCGCCTTTCGTGATGATCCCGAACGTTGCCGGCAGATGGGCCTGAACGCCCGGAAACTGGCCGAAGACCAATACGACCGGGCGAAACTGGTCGGGCAGTTGGACGCGGTTCTTCGGCTCGCAGCGGGGCTGCCGTGTCCCGAAGAGGCATTAAGCGTATGA
- a CDS encoding sugar transferase, protein MRPVKSIVDGVCAALLLALCAPLFAVIAVVIKATSRGPVFFRQSRVGRGGRTFRVFKFRTMCDGAEHKGLGLEVVPDDDRITRVGHLLRNTSLDEFPQLINVLRGEMSLVGPRPTVPGQVERYTDFQRRRLEMRPGLTGWAQVNGRNSIPWDERIKLDVWYVDHWSVWLDLKVLFLTPKAVRPDRKLLYGIDDVSTHV, encoded by the coding sequence ATGAGGCCCGTCAAATCCATCGTCGACGGCGTCTGCGCGGCGCTTCTGCTGGCCCTGTGCGCACCGCTGTTCGCGGTCATCGCCGTCGTCATCAAGGCCACCTCGCGCGGCCCGGTGTTCTTCCGCCAGTCCAGGGTAGGGCGCGGCGGCAGGACGTTCCGCGTGTTCAAGTTCCGCACGATGTGCGATGGCGCGGAGCACAAGGGCCTGGGCCTGGAGGTGGTGCCGGATGACGACCGCATCACGCGGGTCGGCCACCTGCTGCGCAACACCAGCCTCGATGAGTTTCCCCAGTTGATCAACGTGCTGCGCGGTGAGATGAGCCTCGTAGGCCCGCGCCCCACGGTCCCCGGCCAGGTGGAGCGCTACACCGATTTCCAGCGCCGCCGGCTGGAGATGAGGCCCGGCCTCACGGGTTGGGCGCAGGTGAACGGTCGCAACAGCATACCCTGGGATGAACGGATCAAGCTGGACGTGTGGTACGTGGACCACTGGTCCGTGTGGCTGGATCTCAAGGTCCTGTTTCTCACACCGAAGGCTGTCCGGCCGGACCGGAAACTGCTCTATGGCATTGACGACGTCTCAACCCATGTCTGA
- a CDS encoding GNAT family protein: MSDASGNDASPRPVLRSFVETDCFHVHRWFNNEEAVSRLVARREQFTVEDARAWVQRAMDDSSADRKWAIVPQAESDPIGFTALYGVSGDVAPEFAILIGDNACWGRGIGLAATQGTLRMAFDDFGAHRVSLTVLADNAGARSLYEKIGFREEGLLRAHVKRNGRLLDVAVYGLLRDEWARTRE, from the coding sequence ATGTCTGACGCCTCTGGAAACGATGCATCGCCCCGGCCGGTCTTGCGATCGTTTGTAGAGACCGACTGCTTCCACGTTCATCGTTGGTTCAACAACGAGGAGGCAGTGAGTCGGCTTGTTGCGCGCCGGGAGCAATTCACCGTGGAGGATGCGCGAGCTTGGGTTCAGCGCGCGATGGACGATTCCTCGGCGGATCGCAAATGGGCAATTGTACCGCAGGCTGAATCAGATCCCATCGGCTTCACGGCCCTTTACGGCGTTAGCGGCGATGTTGCGCCGGAGTTCGCCATCCTTATCGGCGATAACGCCTGTTGGGGCCGCGGTATCGGGCTGGCTGCAACGCAAGGCACACTCCGCATGGCGTTTGACGACTTCGGAGCGCATCGGGTCAGCCTCACGGTCTTGGCCGATAACGCGGGCGCGCGGTCGCTATACGAGAAGATCGGATTTCGTGAGGAGGGGTTGCTCCGTGCTCACGTCAAGCGCAACGGCCGCCTTCTGGACGTCGCAGTTTACGGACTACTCAGAGATGAGTGGGCAAGGACGAGGGAGTAG
- a CDS encoding GNAT family N-acetyltransferase — protein MDAVSPYGYPGFRVIDDGMTHATINWSSLPLVSIFVRDRVGATPTIPGGTDRAEVCVIDPAIPNRFREDHRRNINRNVRQGFYTVTVPGKDVSHTQLAGFEHAYHETMIRDSASQRYFFSSEYFRTVLSSPLAWLVLTYAPGGSIASASIAVQSDDYLHYYLAGTLDAYVRTSPGKNTIKGMASLSSDLSLPLHLGAGVYAGDSLEMFKRGFSNRTTTYYTHEIVCDSVAYAELCDGNATSDFFPAYRAPHAK, from the coding sequence ATGGATGCTGTATCACCGTACGGCTACCCGGGTTTCCGCGTTATCGATGATGGAATGACCCATGCAACGATCAACTGGAGCAGCCTTCCACTGGTCTCCATATTCGTTCGAGATAGAGTGGGCGCCACGCCCACTATCCCCGGTGGGACAGATCGGGCGGAGGTCTGTGTCATCGACCCAGCTATACCAAACCGATTCCGCGAGGATCATCGCCGAAACATCAACCGCAACGTTCGGCAGGGATTCTACACTGTTACGGTACCGGGCAAGGACGTTTCACACACGCAGTTGGCGGGCTTTGAGCACGCCTACCACGAAACTATGATCCGGGACTCGGCGTCGCAGCGGTACTTCTTCTCGTCAGAATACTTCCGCACAGTGCTGTCGTCACCGCTAGCTTGGCTCGTGTTAACATACGCTCCGGGCGGATCGATCGCATCGGCCTCAATCGCGGTTCAAAGCGATGACTATCTGCACTATTATCTGGCGGGTACGCTGGATGCGTATGTACGGACATCACCTGGCAAGAATACTATCAAGGGGATGGCGAGCTTGTCTTCGGATTTGAGCCTACCTCTCCATCTCGGCGCTGGGGTATACGCCGGCGATAGCTTGGAAATGTTCAAGCGCGGCTTCTCAAATCGCACAACAACCTATTACACCCACGAGATCGTTTGCGACTCGGTGGCATATGCTGAGCTGTGCGATGGGAACGCCACTTCAGATTTCTTCCCGGCGTATCGGGCCCCACATGCCAAGTGA
- a CDS encoding pirin family protein has translation MSIRPIKRLSRAKPTIEGAGVHLRRAFGFGDTSDTDPFLLLDDFRSDIPDDYLAGFPWHPHRGIETITYVLAGHVEHGDSMGNHGSIGAGDVQWMTAGRGIVHQEMPKGDAAGRMHGFQLWANLPASLKMTAPHYQDVKAPEIPEAVEDGAHVRVICGSIWGTRGPVNGIAADPIYLDVSVTSGKRKSFPVETTRHAFAYVVAGSGKFCNASQPLAVPTESIGWYDTNLPTEADNRSLILFDSGDEVVVQAGEEGIRFLLVSGQPLKEPVAWYGPVVMNTQEQLQHAFEQIQAGTFLNPDAPA, from the coding sequence ATGTCTATCCGACCGATCAAACGCCTCAGCAGGGCCAAACCCACCATCGAAGGGGCAGGCGTTCACCTGCGCCGCGCTTTCGGATTTGGCGATACTTCCGATACCGACCCATTCCTGTTGCTTGACGATTTTCGCAGCGACATCCCGGACGACTACCTTGCGGGCTTCCCGTGGCATCCTCACCGCGGGATTGAGACGATCACCTACGTGCTTGCAGGCCATGTGGAACACGGCGACAGCATGGGAAACCACGGTTCCATCGGCGCCGGCGACGTCCAATGGATGACGGCGGGGCGGGGGATCGTTCACCAGGAAATGCCCAAGGGCGACGCTGCCGGCCGGATGCACGGCTTCCAGTTATGGGCCAACCTCCCGGCATCACTCAAGATGACAGCGCCACATTACCAGGACGTGAAGGCGCCGGAGATCCCGGAGGCCGTCGAAGACGGAGCACACGTGCGCGTGATATGTGGCTCAATCTGGGGAACCAGGGGTCCGGTGAACGGGATAGCGGCCGACCCGATCTACCTCGACGTTTCCGTAACGTCCGGAAAACGCAAAAGCTTCCCGGTGGAGACGACGAGGCATGCGTTCGCATACGTCGTGGCCGGATCCGGTAAATTCTGTAACGCGTCCCAACCGCTCGCGGTGCCCACCGAATCCATAGGGTGGTATGACACGAATCTGCCGACTGAAGCGGATAACCGTTCTCTTATCCTATTCGACAGCGGAGACGAAGTGGTGGTTCAGGCGGGGGAGGAGGGTATCCGTTTCCTGCTGGTTTCGGGGCAGCCTCTTAAGGAGCCCGTTGCCTGGTACGGGCCGGTCGTGATGAACACGCAGGAACAACTGCAGCACGCGTTTGAACAGATTCAGGCAGGCACTTTCCTGAACCCAGACGCGCCCGCATAG